A genomic region of Alicyclobacillus sp. SO9 contains the following coding sequences:
- the fusA gene encoding elongation factor G — protein MPRPFTLQRTRNIGIIAHIDAGKTTTTERVLFYTGRVHKIGEVHDGAATMDWMAQEQERGITITSAATTCQWRDHRINIIDTPGHVDFTVEVERSLRVLDGAVAVFDAKGGVEPQSETVWRQADKYHVPRVAYVNKMDIIGADFLSCVDQMKTRLKANAVPIQLPIGAEDHFEGLIDLVENRAVYYTDDLGTTSEAREIPDDLKEMADEYRTKLIEAVAELDEELMMKYLDGEEITTEELKLGLRHGTCTVQIFPVLCGSSYRNKGVQPMLDSVVDYLPAPTDVPPIEGHTVEGDPIQRHSTDEEPFSALAFKIMTDPFVGKLAFVRVYSGTLDSGSYVLNSTKGKRERIGRILQMHANHREEINTLYAGDIAAAVGLKDTSTGDTLCDEKAVVLLESMEFPEPVISVSIEPKTKADQDKMGIALAKLAEEDPTFRTFTDEETGQTIISGMGELHLEIIVDRLQREFKVAANVGRPQVAYKETITQRVDQEGKFVRQSGGRGQYGHVKVIFEPLERGAGYEFANKVVGGAIPKEYIPAVDEGIKEALQNGVIAGYPMLDVKATLYDGSYHDVDSSEMAFKIAGSMALKAGVQKAGPVLLEPMMKVEVTVPEEYMGDIMGDINSRRGRVEGMEARAGAQVIRGFVPLSEMFGYSTSLRSRTQGRGTYSMEFSSYEEVPKNIAQEIISKNKGE, from the coding sequence TTGCCACGTCCATTTACATTACAGAGAACACGCAACATCGGGATTATTGCGCATATTGACGCAGGTAAAACGACCACCACAGAACGCGTGCTTTTCTACACAGGTCGCGTGCATAAGATTGGTGAGGTTCACGATGGTGCAGCTACCATGGACTGGATGGCGCAGGAGCAGGAACGCGGTATCACCATTACTTCTGCAGCCACGACCTGTCAGTGGCGGGATCACCGAATTAATATTATTGACACACCAGGTCACGTCGACTTCACCGTCGAGGTTGAACGCTCCCTTCGCGTATTGGATGGCGCAGTTGCTGTCTTTGACGCAAAGGGCGGCGTTGAACCGCAGTCTGAGACGGTGTGGAGACAGGCAGACAAATATCATGTTCCGCGTGTGGCGTACGTCAACAAAATGGACATCATCGGTGCAGACTTTTTGTCCTGCGTAGACCAGATGAAGACACGGCTGAAAGCCAACGCGGTTCCGATTCAACTGCCGATTGGTGCAGAAGACCATTTCGAAGGCCTGATCGATCTCGTTGAGAACCGGGCCGTTTATTACACAGACGATCTCGGTACGACTTCAGAAGCCCGTGAAATCCCGGATGATCTGAAGGAAATGGCTGACGAGTACCGGACCAAGTTGATTGAGGCCGTAGCTGAGCTGGACGAAGAATTGATGATGAAGTATCTGGACGGTGAAGAGATAACCACGGAGGAACTGAAACTAGGCCTCCGCCACGGAACTTGTACTGTACAGATTTTCCCGGTACTGTGCGGCTCGTCCTACAGAAACAAGGGTGTTCAGCCCATGCTTGACTCGGTAGTGGATTATCTCCCCGCACCGACGGATGTACCTCCGATTGAAGGGCACACCGTTGAGGGAGACCCGATTCAACGCCACTCCACAGATGAAGAACCTTTCTCTGCGTTGGCGTTTAAGATTATGACCGATCCATTCGTGGGTAAGTTAGCCTTTGTTCGTGTCTATTCAGGCACGCTGGACAGCGGTTCATATGTTTTGAATTCGACTAAAGGCAAACGTGAACGTATCGGACGTATCCTGCAAATGCACGCGAATCACCGGGAGGAGATTAACACACTCTATGCCGGAGATATTGCTGCTGCTGTTGGGTTGAAAGACACCAGCACGGGTGATACGCTGTGCGACGAAAAAGCAGTTGTGCTGCTTGAGTCCATGGAGTTCCCAGAACCGGTTATCTCCGTCTCCATTGAACCAAAGACGAAGGCAGACCAGGATAAGATGGGGATTGCTCTGGCGAAGCTGGCGGAAGAGGATCCGACATTCCGTACCTTTACGGACGAGGAAACCGGCCAAACCATCATCTCTGGGATGGGCGAACTGCATCTGGAGATCATCGTTGACCGTCTGCAGCGTGAATTCAAGGTCGCAGCCAATGTGGGTCGTCCTCAGGTGGCATACAAGGAGACGATTACGCAGCGGGTTGACCAAGAGGGCAAGTTTGTACGGCAATCCGGTGGTCGCGGTCAATACGGCCACGTCAAGGTTATCTTTGAGCCCTTGGAGCGGGGTGCCGGCTATGAGTTCGCCAACAAGGTTGTCGGCGGTGCAATTCCGAAAGAATACATTCCTGCGGTTGATGAAGGTATTAAGGAAGCGCTGCAAAACGGCGTGATTGCCGGATATCCGATGCTGGATGTCAAAGCCACGCTGTACGATGGTTCATACCATGATGTTGACTCATCTGAGATGGCCTTTAAGATTGCTGGTTCCATGGCTCTGAAGGCAGGGGTGCAAAAAGCGGGTCCAGTCTTGCTTGAGCCTATGATGAAGGTAGAGGTCACTGTGCCTGAGGAATACATGGGCGATATTATGGGAGACATCAACTCCCGTCGCGGTCGTGTGGAAGGCATGGAGGCGCGGGCTGGGGCACAAGTCATTCGCGGTTTCGTACCGTTGTCCGAGATGTTCGGATATTCTACCAGCCTTCGCTCAAGAACGCAGGGTCGAGGCACCTATTCAATGGAGTTCAGTTCATATGAAGAAGTGCCCAAAAACATAGCCCAAGAAATTATTTCAAAGAACAAAGGCGAA
- the rpsG gene encoding 30S ribosomal protein S7 yields MPRKGPVQKRDVMPDPIYGNKMVTRLVNKVMMDGKKGVAQRIVYAAFEDVRQHSSKDPMEVFEEAMRNIMPVLEVKARRVGGSNYQVPVEVRNERRITLGLRWLVNYSRQRGEKTMVDRLANELMDAANNTGGAVKKKEDTHRMAEANKAFAHYRW; encoded by the coding sequence GTGCCTAGGAAAGGTCCTGTGCAAAAACGCGACGTGATGCCAGATCCCATCTACGGGAACAAAATGGTGACGCGTTTAGTTAATAAGGTAATGATGGACGGTAAGAAGGGTGTGGCGCAACGCATTGTCTATGCAGCTTTCGAAGACGTGCGTCAACACAGCAGCAAAGACCCTATGGAGGTCTTTGAAGAAGCGATGCGTAATATCATGCCTGTCCTGGAAGTGAAAGCCCGTCGTGTCGGCGGTTCGAACTACCAGGTGCCTGTAGAGGTTCGCAATGAGCGCCGCATTACGCTTGGCTTGCGCTGGTTGGTGAACTATTCTCGTCAGCGCGGCGAAAAGACAATGGTCGACCGCTTGGCGAATGAGTTGATGGATGCTGCCAACAACACCGGCGGTGCCGTGAAGAAGAAGGAAGATACCCATCGTATGGCAGAAGCCAACAAGGCGTTTGCTCACTATCGTTGGTAG
- the rpsL gene encoding 30S ribosomal protein S12 — MPTINQLVRKGRKEITKKSTAPALQRGYNSFEKELTDLPSPQKRGVCTRVGTMTPKKPNSALRKYARVRLTNTYEVTAYIPGIGHNLQEHSVVLVRGGRVKDLPGVRYHIVRGALDTAGVKDRQQARSKYGAKRAKKK, encoded by the coding sequence ATGCCAACGATTAATCAGTTAGTTCGTAAAGGACGCAAGGAAATCACCAAAAAATCAACCGCTCCTGCACTGCAAAGAGGATACAACAGTTTCGAAAAGGAACTGACCGATCTCCCTTCACCGCAAAAGCGGGGCGTTTGCACTCGTGTGGGTACCATGACTCCGAAAAAGCCGAACTCCGCTTTGCGGAAATATGCTCGTGTTCGTTTGACGAATACGTACGAAGTCACGGCGTACATTCCTGGAATTGGTCACAATCTTCAAGAGCACTCCGTCGTTCTTGTTCGCGGCGGTCGTGTAAAGGACCTTCCGGGTGTCCGTTATCACATTGTTCGTGGAGCTTTGGATACTGCGGGCGTGAAAGACCGCCAACAGGCGCGTTCGAAGTATGGCGCCAAACGAGCCAAGAAGAAGTAA
- a CDS encoding ribosomal L7Ae/L30e/S12e/Gadd45 family protein, with amino-acid sequence MSLERIRQASKMTIGSNQTIKVLQQRVARSVYVAHDAEERVTQPIVELARKHSVPLTWVTSMKELGKACGIDVGAAAAAIVEE; translated from the coding sequence GTGTCCCTGGAACGGATACGCCAGGCAAGCAAGATGACAATCGGTTCCAACCAGACAATTAAAGTACTACAACAGCGTGTCGCAAGATCTGTCTATGTCGCACACGATGCTGAGGAACGAGTGACACAGCCCATAGTGGAACTGGCGCGCAAGCACAGTGTCCCGCTGACGTGGGTGACTTCCATGAAAGAGCTCGGTAAAGCCTGCGGGATTGACGTGGGGGCTGCTGCGGCTGCCATCGTGGAAGAGTGA